Genomic window (Saccharothrix australiensis):
CAACTGCTCGATCTCGCGCCGCCGGGCCTCCAGGTGGTCGCTCCACCGCCGCGCGATGCGGTCCCAGTCGCGCTTGCCCGGCATGTGGTCGTCGGGCAGCGCCGCGAACACCTCGGCCACCTCCGCGAGCGGGATGCCCAGCCGCTTCGCGAACAGCACGAGCGAGAGGCGGCGCAGGACGTGGCGCGGGTAGCGGCGCTGGTTGCCCGCGGTGCGCACCGAGGAGATCAGGCCCTGCTCCTCGTAGAAGCGCACCGCGGAGGTCGCCACCCCGGCGCGGCGCGCGAGTTCGCCGATGGTCAGCAACTCGGTGGGGGTACGGGTCATCCGGCGTCCCTTGACTTCAAGTCGGCTTGAAGTCCTAGCGTAGCCCGCCGTGACCGGATCACCTTCGGAAGCCCCACCGCCGCCTGCGGGCGCGACCGGCCGCTGGGCCGAGCTGTTCTCCGCGCGCCACCTCGCCACCGTGCTGGTCCTCGCGGGCGGCGTCGCGCTCTACGCGATGAACCTCT
Coding sequences:
- the soxR gene encoding redox-sensitive transcriptional activator SoxR → MTRTPTELLTIGELARRAGVATSAVRFYEEQGLISSVRTAGNQRRYPRHVLRRLSLVLFAKRLGIPLAEVAEVFAALPDDHMPGKRDWDRIARRWSDHLEARRREIEQLQRELTGCIGCGCLSLRRCYVLNPGDSLGTRGSGPQRLLHPDARG